The sequence ACTCTGCAAGGCCCTGCAGGCGAAGGGCACGCCGGCCGGCTTCCCGCATGGCAAGGCGGTGGGCGACGGCAACAACTATGCGCATTGGCTGCTGTGGAGCCATGGCGGCAAGATGGTCGATGAGGCGGGCAATGTCGTCCTCAACAGCCCGGAGACGCTGGCTTCGGTCAAATATGCGCAGGAGCTCTACAAGACCTTCATCCCGGGCACGGAAAGCTGGCAGGACGTCAACAACAACCGCGCCTTCCTGGCCGGCCAGGTGTCGCTGACCGCCAACGGCGTCTCGGTCTATTACGCCGCCCTCAAGGATCCTTCGATGAAGGAGATTGCCGAGGACATGCGTTCGGTCAATTTGCCGATCGGCCCGGTCGGTGAATCCGTCGAGCTGCACCAGGCCTCGACCCTCTCGGTCTTCAAGCACACGAAGTATCCGGAAGCCGCCAAGGCCTATCTGCAGTTCATGTACCAGCCGGATAACATGAACAGCTGGATCGAAGGCGCCAGCGCCTATTGCTGCCAGCCGCTCAAGGCCTTTGCCGACAACCCCGTCTGGACCAGCAATCCGATCCATGCGGCCTATGCGAAGGCATCGGGCTCGCTGCGTCCCAATGGCTATGCCGGCCCGCTCGGCACCGCCTCGGCCGCGACGATGGCCGACTATGTGCTGGTCGACATGTACGCGACCGCCGTCACCGGCCAGATGTCGCCGGAAGACGCCATCGCCCAGGCCGAGCGCCGGGCCCAGCGCTACTACCGCGTCTAGTCGACGCCCTCCTTTCCCGCCGCGCAAGCGGCGGGAAACACCCTGATTCCTTGCTGGGCGCGGAGATGTCCATGAGTGCCTACCCCACCCAAAAGCCGCCATCGCGCATCGCGGAAATGTTCCAGAGCCGGAATGCGATGGGACTGATGTTCATGCTGCCGGCCGCGGCGTTCCTGATCTGCTTCCTGACCTATCCGCTCGGCCTC is a genomic window of Kaistia defluvii containing:
- a CDS encoding ABC transporter substrate-binding protein, whose product is MTLNRRHFLTTSAGLVAATGLGGFGISPAFAQAAAPTYKPEEGASLRLLRWVPFVPGEEAAWLANTKKFTDATGVPVRIDKESWEDVRPKAAVAANIGSGPDMVMSWFDDPQQYPDKLVDLTELGEYLGSANGGWYPGLEGYAKRDGKFIALPLCAIGNAIVYRDSHMKAAGFNEFPKDTAGFLELCKALQAKGTPAGFPHGKAVGDGNNYAHWLLWSHGGKMVDEAGNVVLNSPETLASVKYAQELYKTFIPGTESWQDVNNNRAFLAGQVSLTANGVSVYYAALKDPSMKEIAEDMRSVNLPIGPVGESVELHQASTLSVFKHTKYPEAAKAYLQFMYQPDNMNSWIEGASAYCCQPLKAFADNPVWTSNPIHAAYAKASGSLRPNGYAGPLGTASAATMADYVLVDMYATAVTGQMSPEDAIAQAERRAQRYYRV